GAGTCAGTGAGGGGCTCCCTTTCTTATCCCGGTCTACCAGGTATACACTTCCAAGGCTATTGATAAGGAATCTACGCACTCATTTCGACAACATGGCTCCAGAAAAGACCAttggaaagaagaaagttcGCATTGTAGTCCTGCTTGCTGGAGTTTGCTTCATTTTtctgcttactgttagtaggAATTTTGCAATGACTTACTGTAAAAATGTCGACATGATTGACGTTCTGCAATCTTGTCAGCCATTGCAAGCTCGAACCATACAGCCAACGCGTAAGCCTCGACATCACCCAACACGTGCTGATTCAGTGCTGCGTGACTTTGCTTCAAATACTTCCGACAAGTCCTACTGCGATAGCAAGGATCCATACCGACACATACCTCTCAAACCCAATCAGCGCGTTATCCATCTAACTGGAAAAATGGGATACAACAACAAGTTTCAAAAGGATGTTGAAGACAGACAAAGGGAAGTGATCCAGAAGTTTCCCTGGCTACGGAATACCTCTGATGCCATCTCTCACTTCAAAGTTCCCGACCATTGGCTGAACTATGAACCGTACCAGGAACATTTGCAATTCCTGAAAGATCCGACACATGAATCTTCTACGGGTGGAGGCTGGTGGTTTTGGAAGCCGGCTGTGATCTTGGATGTCTTGAAGCAGCTGTCACCAGATGATGTGCTGGTTTATGCTGACTACGACCAGACCAATTGGTGGCCAGGCTTAGCAGTTTTTATCGAATACATGATTCAAAATCCAAATATTGACTGGGCTCTAACACAAATGAAGTTTAATGAGAAGGATTATACAAAACAGGACGTATTTGAAGCATACTGTGGAAAACCGACAAAGGCGCTCCAGGACTCTGGTCAATGGCGAGCCAATCTCCACATTTTCCGCCCTACTCCGCGTGTCATACAGTTTGTTAAAGAGTGGCAGCGAGCCACCGAAGACTACAGTGCAATATCTGACACGGAATCTCTGATCCCAAATGCACCATCTTTTGTGGAGCATCGCCGGGATCAATCTCTTCTAAACTTGCTGCTCAAATGTTGGTTCACGTCAGATGAGGCAAAATATGTCAAAATGTTGGATCCTTGCAAAGGGCTATATTCGAACAGTAGGTCCAAAAAGACAGGGAAGCTTAACTTACACTTTGTCACGTTACCTTCCCTGAAAACTCCCGAGGAACTTACGCTGCTTGAAGAGCGCAGGCACAGCTTTTGGGCTTCCCACAACCGTACTGTTCCAAAAGCAGTGTACCAAACATAATCCCTAAAAATAAGCAACAACTTGTCTTGTCTTGCAAGCCAACTTGACAAGCCTGTGGCTTACAGTTGATGCTAGTGTACCTGTACACAATAGCAACATAGCAGAGGGTGAATGGGGAGATTGTCCGCAACCGCGCATAAGATAACGGAATTGCAAATTGCTCTGTACGTCGTCGTGAGTGCTATCAGTACCATGCGGTATCTAGCAGACCTGTTCACTGTACGTGGAATTTTCAAATCTTACCCAATCTCGACTAATCCAGCTACAAGACGTGATAGCAACATCAGAGTCCTACAGCAAAGTGAATAAtatcttttcttcttcttgttgaaaCAGTATTTTACTAGGTTGCGGTTGTTTATTGTGAGAGAAAACAACCAACCAGGTGGATTGGCAGCGGCTACCTTGTGTGTGCACATGTTTTGTTTTATTCAGTAGTAGTGACATGCCGAGACCGCACGAATGCGGAGTCCAGCGGTGGTGGTTATTGGGAATCCGGGTGAGGATGGTGCTGTAAGCGTTCCAAACGTCGCTTGACCCGGGCCAGCGTACGCAGCGTACGCCAGCGCTGTACATTGTACGACGGTTGGTGCTCGGTCGGTGAGTGTGGTCGAGGATCATGTGCACGGGTCTGGGCCTCGTCCAAAATACTCCAAACGTCGCGTTCCAAATCCTGCGTGAGAATGTTGAGATCGTCGCAATGGTGTGGCGGCACTAAGCAGGTCGTATCGTGATCCTCGTGGTGGCTGTTGTGACTGCCACTGGCAAGGCACAATCGATCAATCATGGTGTTGCTCCGACAcgacgattccaaaatcttgAGACATATTTGTGCGGTAACGTCTTCTTCGCGGAGGGCGGCGTGGgattcgtcatcttcgtcggcatcttcgAGAATGGCCTTGGCGTACTTTTCCCATACCTGCGTGTAGCTCATACCGGTAACGTCGAATTGTCCGTAGCGTTGCCAGGTTCGTATTCCGTCGAGCATGTGACTTCCTATGCGGAGGGTAACGTAGGATCGTTCGCGGGCGTACAGTTTGGCGGCGACGCGGGCACGGTAGGCGAGAGGGGCTAAATCCTGGGCCTGCACGCCCATGGCGTGCAGTTCCAAGAGTGCCTTGGGCAGGAGCGTTTTGTACAAACGGCGCGTCCGGTCGGCGTCTAAATCTCCCCAGAAACCGTTGCGGTTGACTCCAAAAGTTGCCCGCAGGGCTTCCACGGACGCGTACTTGCTCGCCCAGTCGGCCTTACGGCGTTGATAGGCGGGGTCACTGTCGATGGATGTGACGGTAGATTCGGTGCGGctgctgctactactactggAAGGAAGAACGGTTTGCACCAAGTCTTCCCACGCGTTGTTACTATTGGTAGGAGCGGTGATTGAATCGTGCGGTGCCTTCTTGACCAACGTGACGATCGCGGGATCCTGCAACGAAGGAGAACCGTGTTTCCAAGTCGACCCGTGTACCGTCCGACGCCGGTATTTGCGTGTGGATCGGTGGTGTTGTGACGCCTGTACCGAGGGGGCATCTTCCCATACACTGCCTTGTTCGAGGAACTGCAAATGCGAgggtggcggtggcggtaCCANNNNNNNNNNNNNNNNNNNNNNNNNNNNNNNNNNNNNNNNNNNNNNNNNNaagattgctactgaaatgatacaaggtctacaatacaagttacgtatgatgggtattcctattgacGGTCCAgctaaagttctttgcgacaatatgtcggttgtatacaatactacggcaccagagtcagtgttgaagaagaaaagtaacgcgatagcgtatcattttgtacaagagaatgttgccatgaaagtgatcaagattgcatatgaaccatcagagtcaaatttAGCAGATATACTTATGAAGGTTCAAgcaggtccagtgagacaggctatcatacgaagtattttatggtgattcaagtaacaagaagggtttgccgactttcccgttctcaacaggttcagtGTTGGAACAAATTacatttgcattatatttgtcattgcatgcagtgtcaaAGTTatatttttatttggttccctatttttcccattgtggttttgaggggacacatttcgccaaggttatgttcatggtctcaatgtgaggggactagaaaaacccaACGGCAAGCATATTGGGGTTCTTTATTCCTTTATCTTGGGTgtatgcttataagtctttgttttacgtctttttattgtatctacaatcctttggtcccacagacacgttttagcccgttattgttgcagttttctagactgggttgacagtgaactgatatcatttactgttaacagcTGTTCCTTTCTCTGGTTGGAATTTGGAATTTGAAATTCTCCTCACTGGAATTATTTTGAAAATTGGAGAAAACCTTAACCCACTTGTTACCATGACCACCACCAGAAGTAATACTTTTAGTGATATCTGATGTCACTTTCACATGATAAAAACAGACTGTTTGATGCTGAATATCTCCACACAAGATGTACTGCAAAGATCAATGACCTCACTGAAATCAGAAGAGAAACCACTACACATGCACCTTTCATGAGAGTCACCAGAGAGCCTAGGaagtttcttcttttcatcaACATGACGTGTCAATACAGTTCTTTGGAAGTGGGAAAGCTGTACCACTTCTTCCCGTTCCCTTGCTACTGACAGGGAAGGGAAATCCCACGTCGGGCATTTTCTTGTCCCAAATTTTGGCCATCTGAAATTCTGCCTTGGTACCACCAATTGAACAGCATTATACATTCAAATGCATCAATGAAGTTTATATGCGCAATGGGCTGGTATTTCAGAAAGCGCTGGatccttggctttctttgcATTGGAAAGTGGCTACACTACGGCGTTGGCATGTATACTGACCGGAAGCCACCCACAATACGGCGATTCTGATGGATATGCCCGGACTAGACTCTTTATTGAGTTAAATTGCTGTCATTTGGGATCAAATTTCGTTCCAATTGGCAAGCATCACACCCGCACCATAACCAAAGTGTACGGGAGCACCTCAATCAAAAGCTCACACAAGACATAGATTGTTGTTTCACTGGAGTTGCCTGGTGGCAGGGCTGCTGACTACCCATTGACCACACAACAACTGCTGCGGCTACGCAATGAGCCGGGCCAAACCGTCACCACAGTAATGGACAGGATAGCCGCTT
The sequence above is drawn from the Phaeodactylum tricornutum CCAP 1055/1 PHATR_bd_10x23 genomic scaffold, whole genome shotgun sequence genome and encodes:
- a CDS encoding predicted protein; this translates as MIDVLQSCQPLQARTIQPTRKPRHHPTRADSVLRDFASNTSDKSYCDSKDPYRHIPLKPNQRVIHLTGKMGYNNKFQKDVEDRQREVIQKFPWLRNTSDAISHFKVPDHWLNYEPYQEHLQFLKDPTHESSTGGGWWFWKPAVILDVLKQLSPDDVLVYADYDQTNWWPGLAVFIEYMIQNPNIDWALTQMKFNEKDYTKQDVFEAYCGKPTKALQDSGQWRANLHIFRPTPRVIQFVKEWQRATEDYSAISDTESLIPNAPSFVEHRRDQSLLNLLLKCWFTSDEAKYVKMLDPCKGLYSNSRSKKTGKLNLHFVTLPSLKTPEELTLLEERRHSFWASHNRTVPKAVYQT
- a CDS encoding predicted protein, with translation MPPRYRRHNTTDPHANTGVGRYTGRLGNTKAPHDSITAPTNSNNAWEDLVQTVLPSSSSSSSRTESTVTSIDSDPAYQRRKADWASKYASVEALRATFGVNRNGFWGDLDADRTRRLYKTLLPKALLELHAMGVQAQDLAPLAYRARVAAKLYARERSYVTLRIGSHMLDGIRTWQRYGQFDVTGMSYTQVWEKYAKAILEDADEDDESHAALREEDVTAQICLKILESSCRSNTMIDRLCLASGSHNSHHEDHDTTCLVPPHHCDDLNILTQDLERDVWSILDEAQTRAHDPRPHSPTEHQPSYNVQRWRTLRTLARVKRRLERLQHHPHPDSQ